One genomic window of Mucilaginibacter sp. SJ includes the following:
- a CDS encoding GlxA family transcriptional regulator has product MKHVAILIPNEAVLASIVDARTIFTGANDFLQSMGRQPVFDVQMVGLSKEVKVHGGMFSVHTDILLSDLQKSDMVIIPAISGDLQNAVNVNRDFVPWIINQYNNGAEIASLCIGSFILASTGLLNGKECSSHWITADAFRNMFPEVKLVDGRIVTEQQGLYSSGGATSYWSLLLLLIEKYAGRDIAIMAAKIYALEIDRKSQSPFAMFTGQKKHEDNPIKQAQEYIENNVTEKISVEDLSSMYAIGRRHFERRFKKATNNTPVEYIQRVKIEAAKKQLESTPKNINEVMYDVGYTDAKAFRTVFKKITGLSPIDYRNKYNKEAAVA; this is encoded by the coding sequence ATGAAACATGTTGCCATTCTGATACCCAATGAAGCAGTTTTAGCCAGCATAGTTGACGCCCGAACCATTTTTACAGGTGCCAACGATTTTTTACAATCGATGGGGAGGCAACCTGTTTTTGACGTACAGATGGTTGGGCTTTCTAAAGAAGTTAAGGTGCATGGCGGCATGTTTTCGGTTCATACGGATATTTTATTAAGCGATCTGCAAAAAAGCGATATGGTAATCATCCCTGCCATAAGCGGTGATCTTCAAAACGCGGTAAACGTAAACCGGGATTTTGTACCGTGGATCATCAACCAATACAATAATGGCGCAGAAATAGCAAGTCTTTGCATCGGCTCATTCATATTGGCGTCTACGGGATTATTGAACGGTAAAGAATGTTCCAGCCATTGGATCACAGCCGATGCGTTCAGAAATATGTTTCCGGAAGTGAAACTGGTTGACGGACGTATTGTTACCGAACAGCAGGGTTTATATTCAAGCGGTGGTGCCACTTCATACTGGAGCTTATTATTGTTACTGATTGAGAAGTATGCCGGCCGGGATATAGCCATCATGGCCGCCAAAATCTATGCTTTGGAGATCGACCGGAAAAGTCAGTCCCCTTTTGCGATGTTCACGGGACAAAAAAAGCACGAGGACAATCCTATAAAGCAAGCCCAGGAATACATAGAAAATAACGTTACTGAAAAAATCTCAGTTGAAGACCTGTCATCAATGTACGCTATTGGCCGCAGGCATTTTGAACGCCGGTTTAAAAAAGCCACCAATAATACGCCGGTTGAATATATACAACGCGTAAAAATTGAAGCAGCCAAAAAGCAATTGGAAAGTACCCCCAAAAACATCAATGAGGTAATGTATGATGTTGGGTATACCGATGCCAAGGCATTTCGTACAGTTTTTAAAAAGATCACCGGGCTCTCGCCAATTGATTACCGTAATAAATATAACAAAGAAGCGGCTGTAGCATAG
- a CDS encoding HTH domain-containing protein, with translation MNRADRLLRVLVLLQTRDVVSIDLLKSHFHISTRTAYQDLECLKQLKITVTFEAEKGCLVLVASCLSPDSKSEIISQPMLVIPPAIKNEVLLTIPHAVNKDSQN, from the coding sequence ATGAACAGAGCCGACAGGTTGCTCAGAGTATTGGTGCTGCTGCAAACCAGGGATGTGGTTTCTATCGACCTGCTGAAATCACATTTTCATATCAGTACCCGTACAGCCTACCAGGACCTTGAATGCCTGAAGCAACTAAAAATAACAGTGACATTTGAAGCTGAAAAGGGATGTTTAGTTTTAGTTGCAAGCTGCCTTTCGCCGGATAGTAAAAGTGAGATTATTTCTCAGCCGATGCTGGTTATTCCGCCGGCCATAAAAAATGAGGTATTATTGACTATTCCGCATGCGGTAAATAAAGATTCTCAAAACTGA
- a CDS encoding DoxX family protein — MKPKTIKTLYWIFTVLFLLAMLGDAYGGITMQQAGKDSLAKLGYPFYLMVIMGWAKIAGVLAIAQTRYLVIKEWAYSGFTISFIGAFLSWLAIGAKAAMLIPPVVMLLVMFFTYYLWKRYEQVRELGLTNTKFAGNTELA, encoded by the coding sequence ATGAAACCAAAAACAATTAAAACCCTGTACTGGATCTTTACCGTCCTTTTTTTATTGGCTATGCTTGGCGATGCTTATGGGGGAATCACTATGCAGCAGGCGGGCAAAGATTCATTAGCTAAACTTGGTTATCCCTTTTACCTCATGGTTATTATGGGATGGGCAAAAATAGCAGGTGTATTGGCCATAGCGCAAACCAGGTACCTGGTTATTAAAGAATGGGCTTATTCAGGCTTCACCATTAGCTTTATCGGTGCATTTTTATCATGGCTTGCTATTGGAGCCAAGGCTGCAATGCTCATTCCGCCGGTAGTTATGCTGCTTGTTATGTTTTTTACCTACTATTTATGGAAAAGGTATGAGCAGGTAAGAGAACTAGGCTTAACCAACACTAAATTTGCCGGAAATACCGAACTGGCTTAA
- a CDS encoding dihydrofolate reductase family protein, which yields MRKLIVSLNITLDGFVAAEDEGLDWHYQYWTDEIAETTTELLSRADTILLGKNTYQAMAAYWPFQAKCMNFPRTDIAYADMMNNYQKVVMSSTMTSVWWNNSLLFKGNLRRVVEHLKKQQGRDILTYGSIRVVKKLMAANLVDEYQFWIHPVILGNGKSLFKEVKNNLPLKLVLKKVFSSGVILMVYQSPN from the coding sequence ATGCGCAAACTAATCGTATCCTTAAACATTACGCTGGATGGTTTTGTAGCAGCAGAGGATGAGGGCCTGGATTGGCACTATCAATACTGGACGGATGAAATAGCCGAGACAACAACAGAATTGCTTAGCCGGGCTGATACTATTTTATTGGGCAAAAACACGTATCAGGCTATGGCTGCCTATTGGCCCTTTCAGGCTAAGTGTATGAACTTTCCCCGTACGGATATTGCTTATGCAGATATGATGAACAATTACCAAAAAGTGGTTATGTCCTCAACAATGACCTCCGTGTGGTGGAACAATTCATTACTGTTCAAAGGAAATCTAAGGAGGGTTGTTGAGCATTTAAAAAAGCAGCAGGGCCGTGACATTCTTACTTACGGAAGCATCCGTGTGGTCAAAAAACTGATGGCCGCGAATTTGGTTGATGAGTACCAGTTTTGGATCCACCCAGTAATTTTAGGCAATGGTAAGTCGCTTTTCAAGGAGGTAAAAAACAACTTGCCTTTAAAACTGGTTTTAAAGAAAGTTTTTTCATCGGGTGTTATTTTGATGGTTTACCAATCACCTAATTAA